The following proteins are co-located in the Schistocerca nitens isolate TAMUIC-IGC-003100 chromosome 2, iqSchNite1.1, whole genome shotgun sequence genome:
- the LOC126236648 gene encoding ras-related protein Rap-2c has protein sequence MREFKVVVLGSGGVGKSALTVQFVSGCFMEKYDPTIEDFYRKEIEVDNSPCVLEILDTAGTEQFASMRDLYIKNGQGFVVVYSLTNHQTFQDIKTMKDLITRVKGTEKVPILLVGNKVDLEHQREVATSEGSGLAQMWGCPFVEASAKNRTNVNEMFAEIVRQMNFSPEKEKKSYCCCTVL, from the coding sequence ATGCGCGAGTTCAAAGTTGTCGTCCTCGGTTCGGGCGGGGTTGGCAAAAGTGCTCTCACCGTCCAGTTCGTGTCTGGTTGTTTCATGGAAAAATATGATCCTACGATTGAAGATTTCTACAGGAAGGAAATAGAAGTCGACAATTCGCCGTGTGTGCTGGAAATTCTGGATACAGCCGGTACAGAACAGTTCGCGAGTATGCGCGACCTGTACATCAAGAATGGACAAGGGTTTGTTGTGGTGTATAGCCTGACAAACCATCAAACGTTCCAAGACATCAAAACAATGAAGGACTTGATCACTCGCGTTAAAGGGACAGAAAAAGTACCTATATTACTGGTAGGAAATAAGGTAGACCTCGAGCACCAGAGGGAGGTAGCGACGAGTGAAGGTAGTGGTTTAGCGCAGATGTGGGGATGCCCATTTGTGGAAGCAAGTGCCAAAAACAGGACAAATGTCAATGAAATGTTTGCCGAAATAGTCAGGCAAATGAATTTCAGCCCCGAAAAAGAAAAGAAGAGCTACTGCTGCTGCACTGTTCTGTAA